In Castanea sativa cultivar Marrone di Chiusa Pesio chromosome 6, ASM4071231v1, a single window of DNA contains:
- the LOC142637839 gene encoding receptor-like protein kinase FERONIA — translation MSKTGKKHLYPQNLFMFSLFYVSLFFYYSTSPIASELLASYNPVENIAINCGSSGDSTTRDTRKWFGDINSTYSPLEPHNLSNISTAPQSPTAADQAYPSYTVRFSRSKFSYIFSVTSGQKFIRLHFYQASYPDFDSSKAYFSVKAGKFTLLRNFSAALTADAINSKGFSKEFCVNVGDEKTVNITFSPNPDSYAFINGIEVVSMPPNLYYTAAGKRGAVFVGEEQPFPIENHMALETDYRVNIGGSEISPAKDTGMWRSWSDENGFLVVAVESVVPVNQSIQLRFTKIPNYTAPEEVYRTARTMGTNKSNNEHYNLTWEFSVDSGFFYMVRLHFCEFQPEINGSSQRVFYIYIANQTAENYADVFRWTSGGKGVPIYRDYVVHIDERNLYIALQANPDDWKTVYNDALLNGLEIFKISSNDNLAGPNPDPTPTAPTVSPPFIKQSTRRKINSITIIGIISGVVSGIVFISIVGFFICRWGKKVKEGNFGDGGTWWGLSTLDATKSTMTPGSTTLPSDLCRYFSVAEIKEATNNFDSVFIIGAGGFGNVYKGYINGSNPVAIKRLKPGSQQGAHEFETEIEMLSQLRHVHLVSLIGYCNDGNEMILVYDYMARGTLRDHLYNTNNSPLSWKRRMEICIGAAHGLNYLHTGAKHMIIHRDVKTTNILLDEEWTAKVCDFGLSKLGPTSLSKAHVSTVVKGSFGYLDPEYYLRQQLTEKSDVYSFGVVLCEVLCAKPPITRTVTKESVNLVEWVKRCRHDGKLDEIVDPFLKGTIAIECLKKFVEIATNCLLDNGTERPSMNDVVWGLEFTLQLQENARNEEVSPYQFEIEMMDAEKALIPKSIVDDSGDIFSSSDGQMSSTNSNSKVTITSKEDQSLASLDSDGLMSVGAVFSEIYIPKGR, via the coding sequence ATGAGTAAAACCGGCAAAAAGCACCTCTATCCTCAAAACCTCTTTATGTTCAGCCTTTTCTACGTCTCCCTCTTTTTCTATTACTCTACCAGCCCTATCGCTAGTGAATTACTGGCTTCTTACAACCCTGTTGAGAACATAGCCATTAACTGTGGCTCCTCCGGCGACAGTACTACGCGAGATACGCGGAAATGGTTTGGAGACATCAACTCAACTTATTCTCCATTAGAACCCCATAATTTATCAAATATCTCTACTGCACCTCAATCCCCCACTGCGGCCGATCAAGCTTATCCCTCCTACACAGTACGCTTCTCGCGCTCTAAATTCAGCTATATCTTCTCAGTCACTTCCGGCCAAAAGTTCATCCGTTTGCACTTTTACCAAGCTTCATACCCAGACTTTGACAGCTCTAAGGCCTACTTCTCTGTCAAAGCTGGTAAGTTTACCCTCCTAAGAAACTTTAGTGCTGCCCTTACTGCTGACGCTATTAACTCAAAAGGCTTTTCAAAAGAGTTCTGTGTAAATGTTGGGGATGAGAAAACTGTGAATATAACTTTCAGTCCAAATCCGGATTCATATGCTTTTATCAACGGAATAGAAGTCGTATCAATGCCTCCCAATCTCTATTACACTGCAGCTGGAAAAAGAGGGGCCGTCTTTGTTGGCGAGGAACAGCCATTCCCTATCGAAAACCACATGGCCCTCGAGACGGATTACCGTGTAAACATTGGTGGAAGCGAAATCTCACCCGCTAAAGACACTGGTATGTGGCGGAGCTGGTCGGACGAAAATGGTTTCTTGGTTGTGGCCGTAGAAAGTGTTGTACCAGTTAACCAGTCTATTCAGTTAAGATTCACCAAAATTCCCAATTACACAGCACCAGAGGAAGTGTACAGAACGGCCCGGACAATGGGTACGAACAAATCCAATAACGAGCACTATAATCTTACTTGGGAATTTTCTGTGGATTCTGGCTTTTTTTACATGGTGAGGCTTCATTTTTGCGAGTTTCAACCGGAGATTAACGGCAGCTCTCAGAGAGTCTTTTACATCTATATAGCCAATCAAACCGCGGAGAACTATGCAGATGTGTTCCGATGGACTTCAGGTGGAAAAGGGGTTCCAATATATAGAGACTATGTTGTGCATATCGACGAAAGGAATCTCTACATCGCACTGCAAGCAAACCCAGATGATTGGAAGACTGTTTACAACGATGCTCTTTTGAACGGGCTGGAAATCTTCAAAATCAGCTCTAACGATAATCTCGCAGGACCCAACCCAGACCCAACTCCGACGGCACCTACAGTTTCACCACCATTCATTAAACAATCAACTCGGCGGAAGATTAACAGTATTACAATAATTGGCATAATTTCCGGTGTAGTCTCCGGCATAGTCTTCATCTCAATCGTCGGTTTCTTCATTTGCCGGTGGGGCAAGAAAGTCAAGGAAGGAAACTTCGGTGATGGGGGTACTTGGTGGGGCCTATCTACTTTGGATGCGACCAAGTCAACAATGACTCCGGGGTCAACAACACTACCCTCTGATTTGTGTCGTTACTTTTCAGTGGCTGAGATTAAAGAAGCTACCAATAACTTTGATAGTGTTTTCATAATTGGTGCTGGTGGGTTTGGTAACGTGTATAAAGGGTACATTAATGGATCCAACCCCGTTGCCATCAAACGATTGAAGCCTGGGTCTCAACAAGGGGCCCACGAGTTCGAGACCGAGATTGAGATGTTGTCTCAACTCCGCCATGTGCATCTTGTCTCTCTTATTGGGTATTGTAATGATGGCAATGAGATGATTCTCGTATATGATTATATGGCCCGTGGCACCCTTCGTGACCATCTCTACAACACCAATAATTCACCACTTTCCTGGAAAAGACGGATGGAGATTTGTATTGGAGCGGCACATGGGTTGAACTACCTTCACACAGGGGCAAAACACATGATCATTCATCGTGATGTGAAGACCACAAATATCTTATTGGATGAGGAATGGACTGCCAAGGTGTGTGATTTTGGGTTATCAAAATTGGGCCCTACTAGCTTGTCCAAGGCCCACGTCAGCACAGTGGTGAAGGGTAGTTTCGGATATTTGGATCCTGAATATTATCTACGTCAGCAACTGACTGAAAAGTCTGATGTGTATTCTTTCGGTGTGGTGTTGTGTGAAGTGTTATGTGCGAAGCCACCCATTACGCGTACGGTAACAAAGGAGTCTGTCAACTTAGTGGAGTGGGTCAAACGTTGCCGTCACGATGGAAAGCTTGATGAGATTGTTGATCCATTTTTGAAGGGTACAATTGCCATTGAATGTTTGAAGAAATTTGTTGAGATCGCTACAAATTGTTTGCTTGACAATGGAACCGAACGTCCATCGATGAACGATGTGGTGTGGGGCTTGGAGTTTACATTGCAATTGCAAGAGAATGCAAGAAATGAAGAGGTTTCGCCTTATCAATTTGAAATTGAGATGATGGAC